One region of Brachybacterium saurashtrense genomic DNA includes:
- a CDS encoding DUF3159 domain-containing protein: protein MSTAPPPQEEPTTAPEPAPGDAPGTAREGLGAVLQDEEFSVRDAIGGPRGILESVLPTLLFVVLFVAIRSVLIAGVAATAAVAVFVVARLLQRQSVGTAMGGLVAAALGAVLAIRSGEGTDFYWPGIVTNAVSLLVLVLSLALRRPLLGVVVALLDPRVRDWAQDSASRRVYTRATLLFAGLYAAKLAVQLPLLLTGQVAALGAAKIAMGLPAFAVIAYLVWLMHRSLLARRGLR, encoded by the coding sequence ATGAGCACCGCCCCGCCCCCGCAGGAGGAGCCGACGACAGCGCCCGAGCCCGCCCCCGGCGACGCCCCCGGCACGGCGCGCGAGGGGCTCGGCGCGGTGTTGCAGGACGAGGAGTTCTCCGTGCGCGACGCGATCGGCGGACCGCGCGGGATCCTCGAGTCCGTGCTGCCCACGCTGCTCTTCGTGGTGCTCTTCGTCGCCATCCGCTCGGTGCTGATCGCGGGCGTCGCGGCGACCGCGGCGGTGGCGGTGTTCGTCGTCGCGCGGCTGCTGCAGCGACAGAGCGTCGGCACGGCGATGGGCGGGCTGGTCGCCGCCGCCCTCGGCGCCGTGCTCGCGATCCGCTCCGGCGAGGGCACGGACTTCTACTGGCCCGGGATCGTCACCAACGCGGTCTCGCTGCTGGTGCTGGTGCTCTCGCTCGCGCTGCGGCGCCCGCTGCTCGGCGTGGTGGTGGCCCTGCTGGACCCGCGGGTGCGGGACTGGGCGCAGGATTCGGCCTCGCGGCGGGTGTACACCCGGGCCACCCTGCTGTTCGCCGGGCTCTACGCCGCCAAGCTCGCCGTGCAGCTCCCGCTCCTGCTCACCGGGCAGGTGGCCGCCCTCGGCGCGGCCAAGATCGCGATGGGACTGCCCGCCTTCGCCGTGATCGCGTACCTGGTCTGGCTGATGCACCGGAGCCTGCTGGCCCGGCGCGGCCTGCGCTGA
- a CDS encoding class I SAM-dependent RNA methyltransferase, which translates to MTPEADRLPTGPALGDRLLTLTAGPPAAGGTFVARHEGRVVFVRGTAPGETVTARLLEDPQEQASARFWRAEALDVLEAGVDRVPTVWDEAGVDGVGGAEWAHIALPAQRRIASEVMQDLLRRAGVTSYPTEQVQVEPAPHDADGLGWRTRVRYAVDAEGHVGMRGWRSHEVRPVGEDPLSARAVRELRLGEWTAPAGTEAIDAVAPSAGPASVVLIGRDLDPDAVVIPESWGEADVAVRTGRGMVPLRGDGTVHERVGERLFTVAATGFWQSHRRAAELLTEVVEATLRAPHGGSAWDLYGGVGLFAAVAAAQVGSQGTVVSVEGNRRASQHAEENLADLPQASTATADVTDWVRARRGGVDAVVLDPPRSGAGPELMELLANAVRQRIVYVSCEPSTLARDLSAIEKKGWRVVDLRAFDLFPHTHHIESVAVLEPTPG; encoded by the coding sequence ATGACGCCGGAAGCCGACCGTCTCCCGACCGGCCCCGCCCTCGGTGACCGCCTCCTGACCCTCACGGCCGGGCCGCCGGCCGCCGGCGGCACCTTCGTGGCCCGGCACGAGGGCCGTGTGGTGTTCGTGCGCGGCACCGCGCCGGGGGAGACCGTGACCGCGCGGCTGCTCGAGGACCCGCAGGAGCAGGCCTCCGCCCGCTTCTGGCGGGCCGAGGCGCTGGACGTGCTCGAGGCCGGCGTGGATCGCGTGCCCACCGTCTGGGACGAGGCCGGGGTGGACGGCGTGGGCGGCGCGGAGTGGGCGCACATCGCCCTGCCCGCGCAGCGCCGCATCGCCAGCGAGGTGATGCAGGATCTGCTGCGCCGCGCCGGTGTGACCAGCTACCCCACCGAGCAGGTGCAGGTCGAGCCCGCACCCCACGATGCCGACGGTCTCGGGTGGCGCACCCGGGTGCGCTACGCGGTGGACGCCGAGGGGCACGTGGGCATGCGTGGATGGCGCTCGCACGAGGTGCGCCCGGTGGGCGAGGACCCGCTCTCCGCACGGGCCGTGCGGGAGCTGCGGCTGGGGGAGTGGACCGCCCCCGCGGGGACCGAGGCGATCGACGCCGTCGCCCCCTCGGCCGGACCGGCCTCGGTGGTGCTGATTGGGCGGGATCTGGACCCGGACGCCGTGGTGATCCCGGAGAGCTGGGGCGAGGCCGACGTGGCGGTGCGCACCGGGCGCGGCATGGTGCCGCTGCGCGGCGACGGGACCGTGCACGAGCGCGTGGGCGAGCGGCTGTTCACCGTCGCCGCGACCGGGTTCTGGCAGTCCCACCGCCGCGCCGCGGAGCTCCTCACCGAGGTGGTGGAGGCGACGCTGCGCGCCCCCCACGGCGGCAGCGCCTGGGACCTGTACGGCGGGGTGGGACTGTTCGCCGCGGTGGCCGCGGCGCAGGTGGGGTCGCAGGGGACGGTGGTCTCCGTCGAGGGCAACCGGCGGGCCTCGCAGCACGCCGAGGAGAACCTCGCGGATCTGCCGCAGGCCTCCACCGCCACCGCCGACGTCACCGACTGGGTGCGGGCGCGCCGCGGGGGCGTGGACGCGGTGGTGCTGGATCCGCCCCGCAGCGGGGCCGGCCCCGAGCTGATGGAGCTGCTCGCGAACGCGGTGCGTCAGCGGATCGTGTACGTCTCCTGCGAGCCCTCGACCCTCGCCCGGGACCTCTCGGCGATCGAGAAGAAGGGCTGGCGCGTGGTGGACCTGCGCGCCTTCGACCTCTTCCCCCACACCCACCACATCGAGTCCGTCGCCGTCCTCGAGCCCACCCCGGGCTGA
- the acnA gene encoding aconitate hydratase AcnA, translating to MSTVDSFSAKQDLTVGGTDYEIFALDAVDGAEKLPYSLKVLLENLLRTEDGANITAEHVRALASWEPSADPSVEIQFTPARVIMQDFTGVPCVVDLATMREAMKELGGDPEKINPLAPAEMVIDHSVMIDVAGRLDALEKNMELEYERNRERYQFLRWGQTAFDDFKVVPPGTGIVHQVNIEYLARTVMTREVPNSAGDGSVLRAYPDSCVGTDSHTTMVNGLGVLGWGVGGIEAEAAMLGQPVSMLIPRVVGFKLTGEIPPAATATDVVLTITEMLREHGVVGKFVEFYGEGVAEVPLANRATIGNMSPEFGSTCAIFPIDEVTVDYMRLTGRSEEQLALVEAYAKRQGLWHDPSQEAEYSEYLELDLSTVVPSIAGPKRPQDRIVLSEAKESFREVLPGYATAHDPSANGGDIAGTFPASDPASQGSDNDSGGSAPEHQHAAGRASSPVQVKGKDFEIDHGIVSIASITSCTNTSNPSVMMAAGLLAQNAVDRGLVAKPWVKTSMAPGSQVVTNYYTKAGLWPALEQLGFHLVGYGCTTCIGNSGPLDAEISEAIAEKDLAVTAVLSGNRNFEGRINPDVKMNYLASPPLVIAYALAGTMDFDFENDALGQDKDGADVYLRDIWPNPTQVEQVIAESISQEMFTEDYKDVFTGDERWQTLDTPEGATFAWDGESTYVRKPPYFEGMGQEPEPVKDISGARVLVKVGDSTTTDHISPAGAIKLDSPAGQYLRENGVARKDFNSYGSRRGNHEVMIRGTFANIRIKNQLLDGVEGGYTKNFLTGEQEFIYDAAQAYAAQDIPLVVLAGKEYGTGSSRDWAAKGTKLLGVQVVIAESFERIHRSNLIGMGVLPLQFPAGESAATLGLDGTETFSVSGVTALNDGTIPKTVAVVAAKEDGTEVRFDAVVRIDTPGEAEYFRNGGILQYVLRSLVAA from the coding sequence ATGAGCACTGTCGACTCATTCTCCGCGAAACAGGATCTCACCGTCGGTGGGACCGATTACGAGATCTTCGCACTCGACGCCGTCGACGGCGCCGAGAAGCTCCCCTATAGCCTGAAGGTCCTGCTCGAGAACCTGCTGCGCACCGAGGACGGTGCGAACATCACCGCCGAGCACGTGCGCGCCCTGGCCTCCTGGGAGCCCTCCGCCGATCCGTCGGTCGAGATCCAGTTCACCCCGGCCCGTGTGATCATGCAGGACTTCACCGGCGTGCCCTGCGTGGTGGACCTCGCCACCATGCGCGAGGCGATGAAGGAGCTCGGCGGCGATCCGGAGAAGATCAACCCCCTGGCCCCCGCCGAGATGGTCATCGACCACTCCGTGATGATCGACGTGGCCGGCCGTCTCGACGCGCTCGAGAAGAACATGGAGCTCGAGTACGAGCGCAATCGCGAGCGTTACCAGTTCCTGCGCTGGGGCCAGACGGCCTTCGACGACTTCAAGGTGGTGCCCCCGGGCACCGGCATCGTCCACCAGGTCAACATCGAGTACCTGGCCCGCACCGTCATGACCCGCGAAGTCCCGAACAGCGCAGGGGACGGGTCCGTTCTCCGTGCTTATCCCGACTCCTGCGTCGGCACCGACTCGCACACCACGATGGTCAACGGCCTGGGCGTGCTCGGCTGGGGCGTGGGCGGCATCGAGGCGGAGGCCGCGATGCTGGGCCAGCCCGTCTCCATGCTCATCCCGCGCGTGGTGGGCTTCAAGCTCACCGGCGAGATCCCGCCGGCCGCCACCGCGACCGACGTCGTGCTCACGATCACCGAGATGCTCCGTGAGCACGGCGTGGTGGGCAAGTTCGTCGAGTTCTACGGCGAGGGCGTGGCCGAGGTGCCGCTGGCCAACCGCGCCACCATCGGCAACATGAGCCCGGAGTTCGGCTCCACCTGCGCGATCTTCCCGATCGACGAGGTGACCGTCGACTACATGCGCCTCACCGGCCGCTCCGAGGAGCAGCTCGCGCTGGTGGAGGCCTACGCGAAGCGCCAGGGCCTGTGGCACGATCCCTCGCAGGAGGCCGAGTACTCGGAGTACCTCGAGCTGGACCTCTCCACCGTGGTGCCCTCGATCGCCGGCCCCAAGCGCCCGCAGGATCGCATCGTGCTCTCGGAGGCGAAGGAGTCCTTCCGCGAGGTGCTGCCCGGCTACGCGACCGCCCACGACCCCTCGGCCAACGGCGGCGACATCGCCGGCACCTTCCCGGCCTCCGATCCGGCCAGCCAGGGCTCGGACAACGACTCCGGCGGCAGCGCCCCGGAGCACCAGCACGCGGCCGGCCGCGCCTCCAGCCCCGTGCAGGTCAAGGGCAAGGACTTCGAGATCGACCACGGCATCGTCTCGATCGCCTCGATCACCTCGTGCACCAACACCTCCAACCCCTCGGTGATGATGGCCGCCGGCCTGCTGGCCCAGAACGCGGTGGACCGCGGCCTGGTCGCCAAGCCGTGGGTGAAGACCTCCATGGCCCCCGGCTCCCAGGTGGTGACGAACTACTACACCAAGGCGGGCCTCTGGCCGGCGCTGGAGCAGCTCGGCTTCCACCTGGTGGGCTACGGCTGCACCACCTGCATCGGCAACTCGGGCCCGCTGGACGCGGAGATCTCCGAGGCGATCGCGGAGAAGGATCTCGCGGTCACCGCGGTGCTCTCCGGCAACCGCAACTTCGAGGGCCGCATCAACCCCGACGTGAAGATGAACTACCTGGCCTCCCCGCCGCTGGTCATCGCTTACGCGCTCGCGGGCACGATGGACTTCGACTTCGAGAACGACGCGCTCGGGCAGGACAAGGACGGAGCCGACGTCTACCTGCGCGACATCTGGCCCAATCCGACCCAGGTCGAGCAGGTCATCGCGGAGTCCATCTCGCAGGAGATGTTCACCGAGGACTACAAGGACGTCTTCACCGGCGACGAGCGCTGGCAGACCCTCGACACCCCCGAGGGCGCCACCTTCGCCTGGGACGGCGAGTCCACCTACGTGCGCAAGCCCCCGTACTTCGAGGGCATGGGCCAGGAGCCGGAGCCGGTGAAGGACATCTCCGGCGCCCGCGTGCTGGTCAAGGTGGGCGACTCCACCACCACCGACCACATCTCGCCCGCCGGTGCGATCAAGCTGGACTCCCCGGCCGGTCAGTACCTGCGCGAGAACGGCGTGGCGCGCAAGGACTTCAACTCCTACGGCTCCCGGCGCGGGAACCACGAGGTGATGATCCGCGGCACCTTCGCGAACATCCGCATCAAGAACCAGCTGCTCGACGGCGTCGAGGGCGGGTACACGAAGAACTTCCTGACCGGCGAGCAGGAGTTCATCTACGACGCGGCGCAGGCCTACGCGGCGCAGGACATCCCGCTGGTGGTGCTGGCCGGCAAGGAGTACGGCACCGGCTCCTCCCGCGACTGGGCCGCCAAGGGCACCAAGCTGCTGGGCGTGCAGGTCGTGATCGCGGAGAGCTTCGAGCGTATCCACCGCTCGAACCTCATCGGCATGGGCGTGCTGCCGCTGCAGTTCCCGGCCGGCGAGAGCGCCGCCACGCTGGGCCTGGACGGCACCGAGACCTTCTCGGTCTCCGGCGTCACCGCGCTGAACGACGGCACCATCCCGAAGACCGTCGCCGTGGTCGCCGCGAAGGAGGACGGCACCGAGGTGCGCTTCGACGCGGTGGTGCGCATCGACACCCCCGGTGAGGCGGAGTACTTCCGCAACGGCGGCATCCTGCAGTACGTGCTGCGTTCGCTCGTCGCCGCCTGA
- a CDS encoding 1-deoxy-D-xylulose-5-phosphate synthase — protein sequence MSTTEQRPAVPHRIVPATPAEVPVPKDPEALRALPAEALPGLARTLRRRLVEICAERGGHLGPNLGVVELTLALHREFRSPHEPIVFDTGHQAYVHKMLTGRAALEGLRRAGGTSGYPDRGESVHDVVENSHASGSIAWAHGLDRAHRLAGRDGVAVAVTGDGALTGGVGLEALNELAADRGSRTIVVLNDNTRSYAPTVGGIAQHLAALREGEIAPGADLFTTLGLTYLGPVDGHDHEALAAATADARAAAEDPSRSGVVLHVVTRKGAGFARAEADAVDHWHATGPFPLEGPETVKPAADTWSARLGAAALAAARADERVLALSAAMVDPVGLTPMQREMPARVLDVGIAEQLALDTAAGLAKGGRLPLVALYATFLNRAHDQLLLDLALHGEDVTITLDRAGITGDDGPSHHGIWDLALAAQVPGLSLWAPRDGARLDAAVPAALATSGPSVVRFPKGACPEELPTLAQRAAGDVLAGDADAPIDVLLVSIGALADRAVAAARSVAEARPGLNVVVLDPVQALPLPPALLELAAGARAVVTIEDGLAERGIGAALGTRLAAGATLHAPGPVVRSLGVRLEFLAHAKRDAILAAQGLDAEGIAAQVRELLGE from the coding sequence GTGTCCACCACCGAGCAGCGCCCCGCCGTGCCCCACCGCATCGTGCCGGCGACCCCTGCCGAGGTCCCCGTCCCGAAGGATCCGGAGGCGCTGCGCGCTCTGCCCGCCGAGGCGCTGCCCGGCCTCGCCCGCACGCTGCGGCGCCGGCTCGTGGAGATCTGCGCCGAGCGCGGCGGGCACCTCGGCCCCAACCTCGGCGTGGTGGAGCTGACCCTGGCCCTGCACCGCGAGTTCCGCTCGCCTCACGAGCCGATCGTCTTCGACACCGGCCACCAGGCCTACGTCCACAAGATGCTCACCGGCCGCGCGGCTCTCGAGGGCCTGCGGCGCGCCGGGGGCACCTCCGGCTACCCCGACCGGGGGGAGTCCGTCCACGACGTGGTCGAGAACTCGCATGCCTCCGGCTCGATCGCCTGGGCGCACGGCCTGGACCGCGCCCACCGGCTCGCCGGCCGGGACGGCGTGGCCGTCGCGGTGACCGGGGACGGTGCGCTCACCGGCGGCGTGGGCCTCGAGGCGCTCAACGAGCTCGCCGCCGATCGCGGCTCCCGCACGATCGTGGTGCTCAACGACAACACCCGCTCCTACGCCCCGACCGTGGGCGGCATCGCCCAGCATCTCGCCGCGCTGCGGGAGGGGGAGATCGCGCCGGGGGCGGACCTCTTCACCACGCTCGGTCTGACCTACCTCGGCCCCGTCGACGGCCACGACCACGAGGCCCTGGCCGCGGCGACCGCGGACGCGCGCGCCGCCGCCGAGGACCCGTCCCGCTCCGGCGTGGTGCTGCACGTGGTCACCCGCAAGGGCGCCGGGTTCGCCCGCGCGGAGGCCGACGCCGTCGACCACTGGCACGCCACCGGCCCTTTCCCGCTCGAGGGCCCCGAGACGGTCAAGCCGGCGGCGGACACCTGGAGCGCGCGGCTGGGTGCCGCGGCGCTCGCGGCGGCCCGCGCCGACGAGCGCGTCCTCGCGCTCAGCGCCGCGATGGTCGATCCCGTGGGCCTCACCCCGATGCAGCGCGAGATGCCCGCCCGGGTGCTCGACGTGGGCATCGCCGAGCAGCTCGCCCTCGACACCGCCGCGGGGCTCGCGAAGGGCGGACGCCTGCCGCTCGTCGCGCTGTACGCCACCTTCCTCAACCGCGCCCACGACCAGCTGCTGCTGGACCTCGCGCTGCACGGCGAGGACGTGACGATCACGCTGGACCGCGCCGGGATCACCGGTGACGACGGCCCCAGCCACCACGGCATCTGGGACCTCGCCCTCGCCGCGCAGGTGCCGGGCCTGAGCCTGTGGGCGCCGCGGGACGGCGCCCGCCTCGACGCCGCCGTGCCCGCCGCGCTCGCGACCTCCGGGCCCTCCGTGGTGCGCTTCCCGAAGGGGGCCTGCCCCGAGGAGCTCCCCACCCTCGCACAGCGCGCCGCCGGGGACGTGCTCGCCGGGGACGCCGACGCCCCGATCGACGTCCTGCTGGTGAGCATCGGCGCCCTGGCCGATCGTGCCGTCGCCGCCGCACGCTCCGTGGCCGAGGCCCGCCCCGGGCTGAACGTGGTGGTGCTCGATCCCGTGCAGGCACTGCCGCTGCCCCCCGCGCTGCTCGAGCTCGCCGCCGGGGCGCGCGCCGTGGTCACCATCGAGGACGGCCTGGCCGAGCGGGGGATCGGCGCCGCGCTCGGTACCCGCCTCGCCGCCGGGGCGACGCTGCACGCGCCCGGCCCCGTGGTGCGCAGCCTCGGCGTGCGGCTCGAGTTCCTCGCCCATGCCAAGCGCGACGCGATCCTCGCCGCGCAGGGGCTGGACGCCGAGGGCATCGCCGCCCAGGTGCGCGAGCTGCTGGGGGAGTGA